CTATATGGAAACGACCGCAATGCTCGAAAGTGAAGGCGTGTGGGCGATTGCCGTGCATGGCAGAACGCGGCAGATGGCATACACCGGCAAAGCCGAATGGGACCGCATCGGCGAAATTGCCAGCGCACGCAAAATACCGATCTTTGGCAACGGCGATGTCACCAGCTACGCCGATGCGATGGCTAAGGTCGAGAAGTATGGTGTCGCCGGCGTTTACATTGGCCGCGGTTCTTTTGGCAATCCCTGGCTGTTTTCAGGGCGTGACCGTAGCCAACTCACCTACCACGAGCGGTTGCCCGTGATTTTGCAGCATATGGATTACATGGGCGATTTCTACGGCGACGGCCTCGCCGCAGTGTTGATGCGCAAACAACTGCACCAGTATCTGAAAGATTTGCCGCTGTGGGTAGAGATCAAAGCCGAAATGTTCAGCGGCAAATCGGCAGCGGCGCTCAGATCAACGCTGCTGCGTATGAGCGAGCGCGCTGAGCTGGTGGCGTAGAAGATTACGCGCTGACTTCGACTGCATCTTCAACGCCTTCAACTGTTTTCATCTCTTTCAGAATATTCATCAGATGCTCGTCTGAATCGACTTCGATCACAAAACGGTCATTAATGTGCCCCACCTGAGAGGTCGTTGCGTTCGCTTCGATGATGTTGGCGCCGCTCTGCGCCAGCTGCTTCACGATATCGAGAAATATTTGCGCCCGGTCAAGGCCCCTGATTTCAATCGAAGCCTGCCGCCCTGTCGAATGGCCGACCCATTTGAGCGGTATCAGCCGCTCTGCCTGTTCGGGGTTCTCGCTCAGGTGCGTGAGAGAGGGACATCCTTTCTTGTGCACTGAGATAACACCGAGGCGCGAAATAAAGCCGGCGATGTTGTCGGGCGGCGACGGATTGCAGCACTGCGCGTATTTCACTTCGAGCTGCGTTTCGCCCTGCCAGTCTATCTTTTTCAGGTTCGGCTGCGCGATAACCGTCGCGCCGAGTTTTTCGCTGCGTGCCGGGCGCGGGCCCTTCGGTTCTGGCTGCGCCTTTTTCTCGTTCTCGACCAATTTTTCGGCAACGCTCGTATCGGTCTTGCGAAAGAAGGCTTTCAGTTTTGCCCGCGCGTTCGGGGTCTTGAGGTAGTTGAGCCAGTTGAGCGATGGCTTCACGCTGCTATTGGTGATGATTTCTATCTGGTCGCCGTTCTTGAGCGGAGTGCGAATGCTCACGAGACGGTCGCCGATTTTCGCGCCTGCGCACCTGAGACCGATGTCGGTATGAATACGAAAGGCAAAATCGAGCACAGTCGAGTTCTCGGGCATCGTGAAGATTTTGCCCTTGGGTGAAATAACATAAACCTCATTCGCCTGGCTGAGGTTAGATACGAGTTCTTGATAAAAATCACCCGAGTCGGCCTCATCGTCTGAGATGGCCATGTTCTGCAGATCGAGAAATTGCGTTTCAAAGGTTTTCTGGTCGCCCGGCTTTTCTTTGTACGCCCAGTGCGATGCGATACCAAACTCAGACACCCGGTGCATTTTCCAGGTGCGTATCTGCACTTCGACGGGTTGGCCGCCGGGTCCGATGACAGTGGTGTGGAGGCTCTGGTAACCGTTCGATTTTGGCACAGAGATATAGTCTTTGAATCTGCCGGGAAACGGTGTCCACAGCGTGTGCACGAGGCCGAGCACCGTATAGCAGTCGGGCACCTCGTTGACGAGCACGCGTACGCCGGTGAGGTCATAGATGTCTTCGAAAAATTTTTTCTGTTCGATCATTTTGTTGTAGATCGAATAGAAGTGCTTCGACCGCCC
The sequence above is a segment of the Turneriella parva DSM 21527 genome. Coding sequences within it:
- a CDS encoding tRNA dihydrouridine synthase, encoding MAFKTLIDRIGKSKVVLSPMVGYSDSPYRRLCRSEGSAFSITEFVSTEHLFRSNPRAISLFRYEESERPIVFQIFGNNPEIIVRGVSRVLNLNPDGIDLNMGCSVRNVSNSGSGAGLLKCLDKSREIIRRLVAETGLPISAKIRLGWNHDSLNYMETTAMLESEGVWAIAVHGRTRQMAYTGKAEWDRIGEIASARKIPIFGNGDVTSYADAMAKVEKYGVAGVYIGRGSFGNPWLFSGRDRSQLTYHERLPVILQHMDYMGDFYGDGLAAVLMRKQLHQYLKDLPLWVEIKAEMFSGKSAAALRSTLLRMSERAELVA
- a CDS encoding RelA/SpoT family protein, whose product is MPSLLRSQPAQEGQTLNTLLAHMPSYVTRAQKALIKKAYLLAEDAHKFQKRLSGEPYIIHPLAVAHTLADLGLDHEVVCAGLLHDVLEDTFIKPEYMRQEFGETITYLVESVTKISVLKTQTAENKQAINIRKMIMATIRDSRVILIKLADKLHNMRTLGFHSTNKGMQIAREVLEIYAPLAGRLGIYKIKSELEDLALYHLDRTTYALIKDKIAEKKGQRDGRVAMVMSLLTQHLKESKIKATVEGRSKHFYSIYNKMIEQKKFFEDIYDLTGVRVLVNEVPDCYTVLGLVHTLWTPFPGRFKDYISVPKSNGYQSLHTTVIGPGGQPVEVQIRTWKMHRVSEFGIASHWAYKEKPGDQKTFETQFLDLQNMAISDDEADSGDFYQELVSNLSQANEVYVISPKGKIFTMPENSTVLDFAFRIHTDIGLRCAGAKIGDRLVSIRTPLKNGDQIEIITNSSVKPSLNWLNYLKTPNARAKLKAFFRKTDTSVAEKLVENEKKAQPEPKGPRPARSEKLGATVIAQPNLKKIDWQGETQLEVKYAQCCNPSPPDNIAGFISRLGVISVHKKGCPSLTHLSENPEQAERLIPLKWVGHSTGRQASIEIRGLDRAQIFLDIVKQLAQSGANIIEANATTSQVGHINDRFVIEVDSDEHLMNILKEMKTVEGVEDAVEVSA